AAGGTCCCAGCCCATGAATCCCTCTTTGTCAGGTAGTTAGCACGTAAATTAAATAGCTTCTTTACTGTCGCAGGGATGGATGAATGCTCATATTGTGAGGTTCCCTCAGGACCATTTGGTTCATGGATCACTGCACAAAAGTCAAAGCAAGGTGCTTAGTACTAAGATATTGATATACGAAGCAAGTCACAAAAGGTAAAAAGAGCAATTTCAAGATGGAGAGGTTAAGTTACTGGCCAAGTTCCAAGTTTTGTCTACTTAATAGAAGGGTAAACGGGAAGCAAAGATGGCATTAGAATGAAACAGAAAGAAAGTCCACCTCTTGACGACAAAGTCTGTAAACAGCTACTTATCCACCGTTCCAATCAAAATAAAACACAGGTAAACAATCAAAAACCAGTTAATTCCTATTCCTGTAGCAGCATAATTTCCAAATGGAGTCTTTAAGCAACTTGTTGAGGCTCCAGGATTTGTCAAATTAATAAAGGGCAAATAGGAACCAAAGATGGTGTTAGAATGAAATAGCAAGCAAGTCCACCTCTTGCTGACAAAGCCAAAAAACAGCTAGTTGTCCAACAACATGTCCACATGGATACTTGCCGGAATGCAGGAGGATGTTTGCAGCTTACCATCAGTAAGATGCAGTGAAAAATTGAGCGTACGCCTAGGCGCGCAGAGGCCTACCGCTACGTTTTTGGAACAAGTGTTGAAAAAAGTGCTCGGGCGCCTAGGGTTAGACAAAGGGGAGCGGGATGAGAAAAACAGAGGAGAGCAAGGCTTGTGCAGCCAGATAGATGTGGGGCTTTCTTCCCCGACCTCGCCGCTGCCAGCTTTCTTCCCCTTCCCTTGACCTCTAGCTCTTCCTCATATCTCCTTCCTAAACATGCTTGCGCTTTTAGGCTTAATATACATGACTTACAACATGCTATGAAAATTGTTTTTTGGGTGCCCTTGTTTAAGCGTCCGTACAGAACGCTGAAGTGTGCCTAGGCGCCTAAGCAGGGGCACGCCACTCCCTCAGCGCCTAGCGCTTAAAAAAAACTAGGTAAGATGGGTACTACAAATCTTGTATTATTCATATGCAACATTTCAAAACGCAGAGGCCCTCAGGTCATCGATATGTATTACTAGAAACAAGCTTACTACATGCTTCTATACCAAGTGAATGCTTCAATGCAAAATCAACAAGAAATTCATACTAACATCATTCATCTTCAAGTTAGTCTTCCTATCAAAAACACAGCGCAAGCTAATAATATTTGCAAGTCAATTCATCCCTGTTGCTAGAGTTGATCAATAAATTTTACCTATGGACATTAAATTCGAAGATAAAGGGCAGCAAAACTAGATGTGCAGAAATAATAAAAACATGACATGAGAAGTACTACTACTTAAGGAGTGCTCACCGGTGCCCTTCTCAACCCAGGGTGAGATGAGGAAGCTGGGCACGCGCACCCCGAGCCGATCAAACTTGAAGTAGTAAGGGTCAGGGCCAATAATCCCATCAGGCTGAGGCACTTTGACGACGGGCGTGGGGACATGGTCATAGAAGCCACCATGCTCATCATAGGTGATGATGAGAGCCGTCTCGTTCCACTGCGGGCTCGCCCGCAGCGTCTCGTAGACCTCCTTGACAAACCTCTGTCCCCTGGCAACGTCGTGCGACGGGTGGTCGTCGTTGGCGGGGAACTCCTTGCAATCGAAGTAGCGCTGCTCGATGACGACGTAATTGGGCAGCTTGCCCCTGGCGGCGTCGAGCTTGAACCTGAGGCTGTACTGGTGGAACTTGAGGAGGTGCTTGAGGCGGCGCAGGCTCTGGTAGAAGAGCGTGGCGGGGATGTTCTGGTAGTAGATGCCGAAGGAGAGGCCGTCCTCCTCGAGGCTGTCGAAGATGGTCTTCTGCGGGAAGCCGTTGATGAGGTCCTTGCGCGCGTTGAAGGTGAGGCCGTGGGAGGTGGCCGAGTGGACGAAGAGCCGGTTGGGCTGGGTGGAGGTGGGCACCGACGCGAACCAGCGGTCGAAGACGGCGAACTCGTCGGCGAGGGCGGCGTAGACGGGGACGGAGTCGGGCGCGAATCCGCTCATGACGTTCTGCGCCATGCCGAGGCCCATCCCGCGCGCGTTCTGCGCGAAGCCCGACATGGGGGGCGGCACGGCGGAGGTGTCGGCGGAGCCGAAGATCTGCTCGCGGATGTCCTCGAAGCCGTGGCCGGGGTCCGAGTCGACGTAGCCGGCCTTGTCGGTGACGAAGATCTCCGGGGAGGAGGGGTCGGACGCGTTGAGGCGGTTGGACTCCGTGCCGGTGAGCCCGTCGATGTCGGGGCGGGAGGCGCGGAGCCAGCCGAGGACGTGGTCGAAG
This window of the Triticum aestivum cultivar Chinese Spring chromosome 5D, IWGSC CS RefSeq v2.1, whole genome shotgun sequence genome carries:
- the LOC123123572 gene encoding non-specific phospholipase C1, with product MAAAGERRLLVGLLLLALMVSAHCLDGAGHHGPRVKRRRKKREIHSPVKTVVVVVMENRSFDHVLGWLRASRPDIDGLTGTESNRLNASDPSSPEIFVTDKAGYVDSDPGHGFEDIREQIFGSADTSAVPPPMSGFAQNARGMGLGMAQNVMSGFAPDSVPVYAALADEFAVFDRWFASVPTSTQPNRLFVHSATSHGLTFNARKDLINGFPQKTIFDSLEEDGLSFGIYYQNIPATLFYQSLRRLKHLLKFHQYSLRFKLDAARGKLPNYVVIEQRYFDCKEFPANDDHPSHDVARGQRFVKEVYETLRASPQWNETALIITYDEHGGFYDHVPTPVVKVPQPDGIIGPDPYYFKFDRLGVRVPSFLISPWVEKGTVIHEPNGPEGTSQYEHSSIPATVKKLFNLRANYLTKRDSWAGTFESYLKVRKTPRTDCPEKLPEVTKSLRPFGANEDKSLSEFQVELIQLASQLNGDHVLNSYPDIGKTMSVGEANRYAEDAVSRFLEAGRIALRAGANESALVTMRPALTSRAAMSTGLSSEL